In Lytechinus pictus isolate F3 Inbred chromosome 17, Lp3.0, whole genome shotgun sequence, the genomic window ACTTAAATGCAAATACATCaacttaaaatatatattgaaggaaaataatcataatctgtCAAGAAAGTAAGTTTTGGATAATCTTTTGAACATGACAAgagttttactattttttatatcaacagGTAAATTGAGTGCTTGTGTGGGTGTGTCCGATCACCAGCACGGCTCTTGACCGAGGTATTTTTATATTACTCTTTTCTTACATCAAGTAGATGAAAATGCTAACTTCATATACCATGTATATATATCatgatatacatataaatatatactgtatgtatcTTAATGGGGAGAAATTTTACCTGGATTTTTGGGGTCTTTCGGGCTGATGTGTGCAGTGTCGTGTGTTCGGTCAAGTTCTGTGTGATATAATTGGCGTGACTTAAGTTCATTCAGGTGTAACGGAAAAGGTATATGGTCAAAGTGGATTATGGGTCATTCAACGTTGTTATATATCACTTTATTtgcaaatctgcacattaaagGAATACAATGTACGCCCAGGACATTTCTCTATAATGAGAAAATGCAGGGCAATAAAATTCactatacagaaaaaaaaaacttagaatATAATACAACAATCAATATGGAGAAAAATAATGGGAAGTGCAACGAGGTTAGCATTTCTCTATAATGAGAAAATGCAGGGTAATAAAATTCAatatacagaaagaaaaaaaaaactttgaatatAATACAACAATCGATATGGAGAAAAGTACTGGGAAGTGCAACGAGGTCAGCAAAGGGAAGGGAAATGGAGTCCGTCTATGTACTTGAAACACTGTTATCTCGTAAAATTCGATAGGTTACAtaatggagctattaatagctctatggttacATTATAAAAACTAATTATATACAGGCAAATGACCAGATACGAGATTGTATAGTTTAATGACCCATAATCCACTTTGACCATATACCTTTTCCGTTACACCTGAATGAACTTAAGTCGCGCCAATTATATCACACTGAACTTGACCGAACACACGACACTGCACACATCAGCCCGAAAGACCCCAAAGACCCAGGTAAAATTTCTCCCCATTAAgatacatacagtatatattatatatatttgtatgtgTGGATacgtatgtatgtgtgtatatgtatatatgtatgtatatatgtgtatatgtatgtgtacatgtatgtagatgtatatatatatatatatatatatatatatatatatgtgcatgtgtgtatgtgtgcatATACTACATACGACGTTGTTGTTGATATGTTGTTATATcagttattacatgtatatacctatTGCTCCCTCTATACTATTGATATGTTTCGTTCGTTTTTGTTAACATAGAACCCATGAAGAAGGCCTAATATAAGGCCGAAAGCTCGGATTAAATTGTGGTCTATCAGCAACGTCCAATcgtcttgtctttttttttccgcCTAAGTATTTGGTGCAAGACACAGTAGTCATGTTAAGGAGTAGATGCCtggttacatttatatatatatatatatatatatatatatatatatatatatacatatagtaaataGTGGTAGTAAAATAcgagctgtgattggctaaATTGGTACCACGTGACCTCCCTTCAAAAAgttatattgtacatatgtacaatataacTTTCGATTTTTGGAGGGTAAAAcccagtcagactgcaggtcccaagaaagtggcttctttcatccaagtgatattcatgacttgagatgttttgcatatttaatgagcttgatgcgtaccaaaacacctcttttcattcggtcattgctgctctaattgtgcatcgaatttcaagaatttggtaccattgtaaagaagaagaatcattcttttaggtcatgtgtttggatttattcaaagattttgtaatataggctaaaattttgatctaaaatatgctacaaaacaaatattttcacctgacaaaagctgctattttcacactttgtttttgtttgagcccaaatgatttttatatcatgataaagctgaatatgtatgctttaaaatgatataggtttcaaaataagaattggtttaatcgggtcaagatcacacttttcatttgccaagtacataaagcagcttgaaaacaagaatactgcactctgattggtcaaaaagaccacacaatggcaaattccaacggttccagtgcctgggttcgtgggaagatcacacttcccatgtggtaatctcctcaaataccccgcgcctgttgttctgtgaaccttatccagccaatcagaactctggatttcatgcaagtacaaaatttcagaaatctcgtcttgtaccttggtgggaaaagtgtgatcttgacccgattaaaaggtgccgcatatcaagagtggcattgtgagaaagtacagaagttcagctttatggtgatatagatatcattgaggctcaaaataaaaagttttgcacaatttgcaaaagaaaacagaggaagaaaattcagttttgaggcacatattcaggccagaaatttacttatttaacaaaatattgtatacaaaataaatgaccaatatgaaagagtaacttttactctatctgatggtgcaataatatttcatttaagttgaggttaaaacaggtaaattcttagagaaagaaaatctcacgaatcacgagattttgcaaggaggaggattcagccacgagatgatttggatgaatctggcctttttgctcattagcatagggacctgcggtctgactgaacCCGTGTTAAATGAATGGGGAGTATAATGGCAATGCTCATTTAGCCAATAAGCCCTGCGCGTCAGCATTTACTAAACGCGTACAATGCGTTGAATCTTAATTTTTATAGTGACGTCACCCTTTCCTGGCCCGTGCAACGGTGGTACGTGTGCAACgtacggtacgaatgtttgacatgcagcctcccatttgctcgcttTAATACAACAAGCTACGTGTTGTACAATTTACTATAATAAATAGTGAACGTTCTATCATACAATATTACTGGCCGATATGAACtccaaatataaaattatccCGAGTGCAGGTTTATTTCACCTCGGCCTTCGGCCTCGGTGAAATAAACCTGCACTCGggataattttatatttgtcgTACATATAAtccagtacattgtacaacagaTTGTACACTatttatacaatatatatatatacatacatatatatacagtatatatgtatatatatatatatatatatatatatttatatgtatgtatgtatatatatatatattacaaaaaacatgaatagaattaaaaaaggacgggggggggggtatcaagcCCGCTCGATCGCCCCCTGGATCTGCGCTTGCGAATCGTATATTCATGATGCGAACGTGTTGTGCCACAGCCCATATGATCAGCAAGGAcaggaaatataattttaattggATTCCGAAGGACAGAAAAGTGAAACTAATTTTAACTTGCTAAAATCTGTCGTCTGGATAACTTACCAACAGCTACTCCCttgaaaatatgattgaaaaagtATAAACTTTAACGTTGGTTGTAAGTGTTTGCCTAATTCTGCATCTATTAAATCGAATATGTTGATGATGTTCTTTACTACTAATATGATGAGCCTAGGGCGGAAAACGTAAATTCTTTAAACACTCTTTTGTTTGACTTTGCTTGAAAAATTGAAGCCGAGATTGTGTCCTGAAATTTATAGATGGAATCAGTTTTTCTTGGTATATAGTTGTGCGTATTTACATCCTGATGATTAACTCTTTTCAATTGATTCCCTTTCGTTCCCAGTATGTATGTATAATGATGTATATCATATGGTTGTAAGGTTGAAAATGTTTGGCCTGCACCCGTTCAGATTCAAGCAAAATTTGGGACGTCTCCTCGCATCCTCTCAAATCAGCCGAATCCACCGGAATAAGCTTGTACTAGAGGATTCTCAATATAAATACGAAGCATGGTCAACCGAACTATCCATCCTTCCACAGTTGAATTTTCGAGATATGTATAATACCAGGAAAGGTCAGAGGCAAGTTGTGTTGTAAGAGAGATGCGGGGATCGAGTCTGTGACTCCTCCGAGTAGAGTTGTAGAGCAGGAGAGAGGAATGTGAATGTTCTCTTGAATATACACCGGTACCTATATGAACTCTTCATTTCACCGTGACCAACGATCCACTATCTCAAGTCCTAGCATAATACCGTAAACCTTTTCCGCAAAATGATAGATTAATCACGAGTTCATTGCATGACTACTGCTGTCTAGCGCAGTTTGAACTGGACATTCTTCATGGCGGCTCGGATCATACTTTCCGAAAACTGAGGGAAATAACGCTGGAATGCTTGTAGAAACTCGTCACGTGATCGGAAGTAAAAACACTGTACCTGATGCTCTTCATCCTCCAGCATGAGTTTGGAATCCTTGATGCAGACAAGACGACCGTTGGGGTAGGCCGTGCAACGTAAGCTTGTCAGAACGTTGAGGTCGCCGACTTCAGTGAATGTTTTGGTCATTCTTTTGTCGAAATGGGATACACTCACGGATTGTCGGGTATGGTAGAAGAGGAAAGAAAACCATTCGCCCTCGATGAGCTCTGGATATTTGCACGCCAGTGATGACACCGTGTTGATTTCATGCTGGAAGATTATCGTCCCCTCCTCCCGGCGGACGAACCGATACTTCATGTAGGAATCAGAATATTCCGGCGAACAGTCTTCGAAATCTAGAGGGATTAGTCGCCGAGATGGATAGCTACTCCCGACCTCCAGGAGATGCTTGGAACTCTGGCCAGTTAGGCCATTGATGACAATACCAACGTGATTGTCCTGCAAATACAACCCATCTGATGGAACTAACTGCGCATCGAACTCAAGAGCACGCAGCAGCATCCAGCAGAATATGTTGATTTGGTAGCATACCCCTCCTAGTTTCGAAACGATATCAGCCTTGATGTCGGCTGCTGATGGCACGCGACGCTTCCCATCAGGAATGGCGATCCCTGAGATTGTCTGGAAGGGGATGTGGTGTTCCATACTCTGGATGAACTCTTCCAAGAAAGCGACCTTGTTGGCCTTGATCCATTGTTCTGTAGATTTCATCTGCAAGACATTGTCCAGGAAACTGTTTGCTTCTTCTGCTGTAATACTGTATTCACCAGTCGGTGCCATCGATTTGACTCTCAAATGCGATTGACGTAACTTCTGAAAATTCAAAGTAAGAAAAGGAAAACATTATATTACGGTTTTACATGCATCCACTCATTCTGGCTAATTGATTACCTAACAGTGTTCGATCGTGATTGGCCGATGCAACATTATGGATGGACATCGTTACGTGCATGGTAGCGGAACGATTTTGAGAGTGGGGGAAGGGGGTGAACATGAATGAAAAAGTGCGCTGGAGCCCCCAACCCCGGTTGCGGCCCAAACGAGTCCAAACgagtacatgtaattgtaatttACGATCCTCACCCCAATTTTCAGCCtaaatttccgttccagatcGAGCATCACCAAGTTAGAAAGCCATAGAAATTCCTAATTTTCCCCGTTCCAGAGACCCTCAAGTTTGTGGTTTCTCGTTCCAGTGCGCGCCCATCATGAACTACTCGGCAGGTGGGGGCGGTGAGCTCGATCGACGCTCAGTTCCAGAGCAATGCATTTTTAGAAATCGTTGATTCAAAGTCCGTTCCGGAGACCACCACTTTTAAGACCAATATTTAGTTCCAGAGCTTTTACCTttaccaatatatttttaatacaaacttttcttcagggtgaactttccctccACCAAACTTTTCATACCAATCGCTTGACAAATTCATTTCAGCATACTTTCAATGAGGACGATGTACATGCCCCGCGGGGGCCTTCGGGACTGTGACATCTAATTGAACCGTAATCTATTATGCACAATTGCAAAATATTGAATGAATATTTAACGTGCATAAtcacatcatgaatattcataacccGTAAACTACTTCTGAAATTCACTATTTCAAacactcatcatgctcatggCATATACATGAGTATACTGCCTTCGTAAATCACTTGAAACGCTTTTGGAGATTAAGCAATGATCTGTAAAATAGGGATGATGACGACTTTTGAatcttatgatgatgatgaaaatggtaatgataatgatatagatggtgatgatgatgatgatgatgattatgatatagatggtgatgatgatgaataggaggatgaagaggaggaggaggaggatgatgatgatgatggtgaagatgatggtgatgacgatgatgatgatgattatgatgatgacgatgatgatgatgacaatggtgatgattaAGCTGATGATGATTGGGATACGGTGGTGGCAATTGTGGTGATGACATTTTGGGAATAAAATTTGGAACGTGCTTCTTtctttaatataataataataataatccgttttttatatagcgcttaatacatcggaacgacgtgtctaagcgctttacagatatattattaccccggtcatcggattcaatcagtcattcccgcacacaatgtgtgcacatcctccactccctggggagtattccagtcagtcgccggtgaggcgcacacagtactggacaagctacaatgactttcacatcctaccgggtacccattttaAGACCAATatttagttccagagccccctaCTTTCGACTTTGGTGTGGCACATAGGTATCATGTGACAATTCAAGTAGCCCCCCCGTGGATCCTcacaaagcaaattttattataaaccAAGATCCAGAAGATAAACgctgtgatggtggtggttgtaataatgatgataatcataatgatggtCTGTGGCGTAAATAAAAATGAGGGGCATACCATTTTgtgacatttttttaacaaaatatccaaaaaaattatttcatattttaccctttattttttcaattcctttcatttttttcctcggTCGTTGATGTTTTTGTTTCGGTATGTAAGGGGGAAGGGGGTAATTACAACCCCCTGATACGGGCGTAAAACCAAGGGGATTGGATCACTTTTCTGAGAGGgaggatggcatgtacaatcatccacacacttttcaagacagaaactattttatttttcaatcatcAAATGGCTAATACTACTGTTATAATGCGTGGATTCATCTTAGAGGTAGTCAAACTGATGACATTGGCCTCATTTTTGCATCATAAACACGCAAGATTTCTCGCGCGGTCACTTAGCTCCCGCGCCCAatctatttttacaaaaatttggAAATGGCAATTCCCTGATTATCTCATTGCCAAGGTTATGTTCACTGCATCATTAAAGTATACATGGTATAATAAGGCCATTTATGAATTGTATGATGCCATTCacttttaaagtgattggttaacattggtttgactttaaaaaaatctgagctagaaggtcacacttgtcacctgtgtctgtgatatgttacaaaaatgaagcccagaaaaaattgcgttcgaaaataattatttagtgcttcaaaaattgaaatataaagtgaccgaaaacaccatcttaatttcatcccatacacttatgtgtactatttaggcgtctataagacacctatttaca contains:
- the LOC129280337 gene encoding uncharacterized protein LOC129280337, producing the protein MAPTGEYSITAEEANSFLDNVLQMKSTEQWIKANKVAFLEEFIQSMEHHIPFQTISGIAIPDGKRRVPSAADIKADIVSKLGGVCYQINIFCWMLLRALEFDAQLVPSDGLYLQDNHVGIVINGLTGQSSKHLLEVGSSYPSRRLIPLDFEDCSPEYSDSYMKYRFVRREEGTIIFQHEINTVSSLACKYPELIEGEWFSFLFYHTRQSVSVSHFDKRMTKTFTEVGDLNVLTSLRCTAYPNGRLVCIKDSKLMLEDEEHQVQCFYFRSRDEFLQAFQRYFPQFSESMIRAAMKNVQFKLR